From Candidatus Bathyarchaeia archaeon:
GCAAACCTTCGAAACACGCTTTTTCCGCCCACCCGCCACGCCAAAAAACCAGCAATAAGGTTTGCAAGGGCGCCGCCGACAACGTCAATGACGCCTAAACCGCCGTAAAAGTTTGCAACAAAACATCCCAAGCTGGTTCCAAGAATGGCGGGTAAACCGAAGACAACGGCTAAGGGCAACAGTGCATCAGCAACCCTCACCTGAAAAACCTCAAAACTTATAGGTGCCAGAAAAACAACTCCAGCAGTGTAAAGCGCCGCAAAAATCCCCGTCAAAGCCAAATCTCTACTTTCAAACTTCAATTTTTCACCTCCCTACACCGGGGTTTGTATGGCGGAACGAGTGGGAGGCCCCACTCACCCGCCAACAGCCAACAAAATGCAACAAAGAACTATAATACTCTTTCCCCGTAAAACCCTTTTAAGACTGGGCTTGGGAAGAAGCCCCTTCAACATCGCCCGTAGTTTCCGCTTCTGACAAAACAACATTTTCTGCCGACACAGTCTCCCTTCCAAAAAGCAATAGGTCGACTGGCGGTGGAGGCGTATTCAAAAGCGTTGACAACACATACATGGCCATAAACGTGTGCTGGTAAACTTTCTGGAAAACATAAGGCAATTTTGTTTCGGGGTCAACCTCCAGCATCCTATTAATCTCCGTCTCCTTGCCGGTTATGGTTGCTGTCCCCTCAACCTCAAACTTGACAATGCTGGGCTTGGTGTTCAGTTGAAGGGAGAAGCCCACAACAACCGTTTGGCTCCTGCGTTCCTTCTCCTCAAGCCTAGCCTTCACATCGAAGTTTACGGGTCCAGCCGCGCTTTTAGCGTCCAGCCTAACCCCTACAATACTGACGATCTCAACCTTAACCGAAACGTTTGGAACGTAAAGTGTTGGGCAAATAGCTGATTCCTCACTTCAAATCATACGAAACGATAGCCTGACAACCACCGTGAATAGCCTCAACTCCACAAATTTTTGAGCTTTGTGTGTAGCAAAGCGCTACACACTGTGAGGCTAAAGCCAAATCCATTGAACAGCAACAGCGACAAAAGTCGACGCCGCCACTAGGAGGGATATAACGGTAACCACTTGCCGCTCAGTCATGGGTCGCTTATACGTGATGAGAGTTATGAGGCTTCGCCTGTGATTGGAGACAAGTCTTGAACCATCAAAAACAACGTTTGCCCTCGCTTTGAAAAAGAAGTAATTCAACAAGATTAGGGAGGAATTGAAAATGTATGGCAGAATCGAGATAAGCAAACACCATTTAAGGTCCGCAATTATGGCGAATGCTGCCAACGTGATTCCAATAGCAAAAGATCCAGTGTTGCCCACGAAAATTTTCCCTTGAAAATTGAAGAAAGCAAGGGTTAACCAGACAGCCAGGGGAACAGCCAACAGAACAGCGTTGTAGCCGGAAACCGCCATGAGTCCAATCAAAACTATGGCGGGGCAGACTGTTTCCAACCCATTTAACCCGCCAAGCTGGTTAACGGCGTTTGTAGTCACCGTCACGATCAAGGGAATCAACACGATGAAGTAGAGTGTTCCAAAGTCTATGGTGCCCACTACTGGAAGAGTTATGGTTGTCCGCACATAGGGCAGTCGATAAGCTAAAGCCACAAGGGGGATTGCCGCTATCAAGGGGAAAGACGCCTTATACCGCCACCTCAAGTCCATCCAATCGTCAAGCAAACCCATGAAACCACCGAATAAGATGCATACAGCCAAGGTTAAAGCCCTATTAACAGATGCATCGCGACCTTCAAGAAACAGATGCAACAGGAAAAGGTAGATAACGCTTGCCACAATGTAAAAGACGCCTAAGCCTGTTGGAACAAGCGGCTTATTCGGCTTATGATAATCTGGAACTTTTGGAAACAAACATGTCGCCCCTAGTCTTCTGGAGGATAATTGATCCTGTATAGGCAAACGAGGGGGATAAAGCCGCCGTATTTCGTTCCATCATTTTCCAGCCCGGCAATATAAGCTTCGCTGAAGTATTGTAGCGCAATAGTTGGCGAGCCACCTTTTCCTTGGGCTTCCATCCAGCGTTCCATAGCATAGCGCATCAGCTTGTAAATGGTGCAGTTTTGACCCTTACCCACGTTGATGAGCTCCCCATCATCGACATTGCCGTTTCTATTAGAATCATGCCAGCTGGTTCCCAGCGAATAGTTTCCAAACATCTGTCTAATCACGTCGAGGTCGCTGGACCACATTTCATCCTCAGAGATTAAGCCTTCACGTATGAAGCGTTCACGAGACTTTCCGGATATGGCAGTCATCCAAACCCATTTTCCCTCATCGCCGCCAACGTTGGCAAAGCTAACAGTGTTCTTATTCCGGTCATAATAAATCGTCGTATATACAAGAATGTAGCTGGCATCATATCGCTTCAACATTTTAATTGCTTGAGTTTCATTACTCATGAATATGAAGCCAATATTCTCTATCTGAGTACCATTCACCGTGGCGTTGTCTGCAAGCGATGTCACATTCCCCAGCACCGTCAGCCAATACCCATAATCCCACCAGCTGCAAACAACCGTTGAAGCGTTCAACCTTGTCCTAGTCCAATAAAGCATGTTTATCCATTCCTGCACAGGCTCGCTTGGCAAAAGGGACATACTTCCAGACGATATGGTGGTCGGTGCATAGGCTTGTCGATAGACCTTCGGAGTGGGGAAAGCAACTGTGGTCATTAGAATTATGAAAATTAGGAAGATGGCGGCACCGCTGAACTCTTTCCCCACATGCTCCAGTCCAAATTTCCTCTTGACACTTATTTTCGGCGGCTCCTTTAGCAAGGCGACGAAGGGCTTAAGTAGACCGACAACTCCCACGCCGACCAGAAGGCTGAAGGCGGGCGCCATAAGCACAAGCAAACGCACCATGGAACAAGCGAAGTAGAGAGATGTCAAACCAAAAAGCAGGAGGAAGAGGTTTCTGTTGTTTAAGTTCCCGAATACAAAGTATAGTCCAGCTACAAAGAAGATTATTCCAA
This genomic window contains:
- a CDS encoding QueT transporter family protein — encoded protein: MKFESRDLALTGIFAALYTAGVVFLAPISFEVFQVRVADALLPLAVVFGLPAILGTSLGCFVANFYGGLGVIDVVGGALANLIAGFLAWRVGGKSVFRRFAACLVETATITLIVGSYLPMLLGVPLEVGLVGVFLGSVVAINFLGFGLLEMLCRSGLAKRYLEKR